The Halanaerobiaceae bacterium ANBcell28 genome contains the following window.
GCTTTACTTCTTCAATTATCTCTTTAACTTGTTCAGCGCTTTTTTTAGAAACATGTGCAGTACCTATTAATATGATTTCTTTATTATTAATATTAATAACTTCTACATTATCATCATAATTCATAATCTTATCTCCTTTATAACTTGTCTTATTTTATCCATCTTAAATATTATACCTTTATAAATGTTTTTTTGCAAACAAATATTATAATGCAGTTTTATATTTTAATATTTTAATATAAAATACATTTATAATAAATAATGACTAACGAAATATATATAATACTTGACTTGGGAATAATAGTATATTAAAATAATAATATAGAAAAAATTACTTATATAGAAAAAGTTTTAAAATTAATTTAAAATTGCGAAAAATAATGATGAAATATATTTAATTAAAACCTTGGATGAGTTTTGTAAAAGGGAGGTTGATAGGTTCAAAGATAATAATAAGGTATGTAAGCAAGAAGATATCAAATAGGGGGAGAATATTATGAAAAAAATTATCTTGTTAGTTATTATTTTGTTGATTTCTATTGTTATGGTTGCTTGCAGGTTTTCTTTGGGCCAAGCAAATTTGAGTATGAGAGATTATAATGTGGTAGAAGAATATGAAATTACTACATACACAGAAGAAGTAAAGGACGATGAAGGTAACCCGGTAATGGATGAAGATGGTAATATAGCACTAATAGAAAAAGAAAAAAAGGAAGGTTATATCTACACTATAAGCGGAAACATAGAAAATTCAGGAGCAGCAGGTGAATATTTTTTGAAACTTTCGGCTTTAGCTGTTGAAAATGATCAATGGGATGAGTTTGGTAGTTATGGACCACTTGAAGCTGAAATAGGTACTAATACATTCAATTTAACAATTACTTCAGATTTAGATCATAGAATTAAGAAGTTTAAAATTGGTCTATATCAAGTGGAAAGGTCAGGAGAAAGAACTTTTATTGATGAGTTTGAATATACATTACATCTTAGCAAAGCAGAATAGAATATGTATTTTTACTTACTTTAAAAAACAAAAAAGAGAGTCTCTATCATGATATGATACTTCCAAAGTAGACAGTCTAATTAATTAAAACAGACTATCTACTTGGAGGTATTTTTTTATGGGCAGAAAACCTAAATATAGTAAAGAAGTTAAAGTTCAAGCATGTGAATCAACTACTAGAATGGATGATTTTACAATTTGTGAAAGCTAAAAAGTCCTCTTTATAATAAAAAAGAGGACTTTTTTAGATATAATTTTTTTATACATTACTATAATTAAAAGCTTAAGGGGCTTTTAGATATTAAAGGGATAGTTAATATTAAACTTATAAAAATCTTGAAAAATATAAGAATGTCAGGATTTCGTCAGGATTTACCCTAAATACCAAAAAGCCCTATCATCTCTGATAGGGCTTAAATACTGTCATATTAATGGTGCCGAAGGTGGGGGTCGAACCCACATGAGCACAGGGCCCACTGGATTTTGAATCCAGCGCGTCTGCCAATTCCGCCACTTCGGCATATTTTCCTCTCAACACTTATATATCTTAACATAAGTCTATTTAAAAAGCAAGAGTTAATTTTATGCAAACTATCTTTAAATTAAACTTTTTGTTAGGAGGTCCTATGAGGAAATTAGGACCTCCTAAAGTTATTTTGAGGAATAAGACCTGAACTTTTAAGAAATAATACCTGAACCTAAAACACCATTAATTAAACGTTGAATAAGTTCAATCTGGGCATATGAGCTAACTCGTTGCCAGTCACCATTAATCAAACTTCTTGTGATATCAAGTGGTAATCCAGTTTGGATTGCTATAGCTTCTGAGACTCTATCTCTACTGAGTTCTTCTAATTGATCCCAATCAGTAGACATTATAGCATTAATCTCATGAGCACTCAATCCCTGCACACCTAATTGCTCACGAATAGAGTTTTGTAATTTTGGTTGTAATAGGTCAAAATTTCCTTGTGATAATTCCATGACTTCATCTGCCTGGAAAAATCCTTGTGTCATAGTGCTAATTTCAGTTGCTAAATCATCTTGTGTAACCATTCCATATGCTTTTGCATACTGCAATTGACCAGTAGTATCTGTTATGATAAAGACCCTATCTGTTGATAGAATTTCATCTAATTCTACAAAACGATTGTTTCTTCCAACTAAAGTATTCTCATTGAAATCGTATACATTTCTTTGTCCATTAAGTGAATTAACAGATACTTTATTAGAAGAAGGATATACATCAGTAATATAACCAGTATCTGATTTTAATCTTGATAGCTGGCTGATAACTTTAGCAGTTTCTGCTCTAGTAAGAGTGTCAGTAGGGTTAAAGTTAGAATTTTCATCTCCACTTACTAAATTTAGTTGTTCGGCAATTTTAATATCGTTTGATGCCCAATGATTATCTGGAACATCACTAAAAGATTCATTATTTCTAAGATTGATAGTAGCATCATCATTGTTAACTCCTAAAGATCTAATTATGACAGCTACCATTTCTGCTCTAGTGATAGTTTGATCTGGTCTGAAGGTGTCATCAGGGTATCCATTTATGATCTCATTTTCAACTAAAGCATTAATTCTTTCAAATTCTGGATAGTTTACTAAGTCATCGAAAAAAGTATTATAATTTGCTACAAGATTCATATGCCTGGCTAATGCAATAGAAAATTCACCTCTAGTTATGGCTTGATTAGGCTTGAAATTACCATCATCATATGATGACATGATATCATTACTTAAGAGGTTAAGTATATAATCTTGAGCCCAATGGTTACTTATATCTCTTGCTCCAGAAGCATAAGTGAAAGAAGAAAAGATAGTAAATAAAATTAAAATAAAAATAAATAAAGACTTGTTTTTCGTTAACATTTTATTGCTCCTTTCAGTATCGGTTGGAATAATTTGATGAGTTTTACATATAAAATATCTATATACAAATAATATCATAAAGCGTGTTAAAATACTATAAAAGCAAGCATGTAATATTTGGAAATGAATATGCTAAGTATTATAAACTCAAGTCTTGGAGTTTGAGTACTAGTGTAAATTATATTAGCTATAAAGGTTTCTATATCCAAATACCTAAGTGTAATTATAAAATGCTAGTATCTTTAGATGTAAATAGTCATTGAGTTTAAAAACAAAAATTAGGCTGATATAAATTATCAGCAGATTAAGGAAGTCATAATCTTATACATTTAAAAACCCCCATTTTGGGGGTTTGAGAGAGGAAAAAATATATAAATATAAGAACATGAAAAAAATAATATGTTAAATCTATTTTAAGCCGCCGCATAAGGGCGGCACTAAGAGGAAAAACAGAAAATAAATTAAGGATTTAAGGGGTATTCAAAAATCTTGAAAAAAATCAGAGTTTTTCTGTTCTTGACTCTGTATATATAATATACCACATGAATATTAAAATATAATTGGAAAAAGATTAAAACTTGATTAAAATTTGCGTTAATAATTACCACAAAAAATTATTGCTTTTTGTATTAATAAGGATTGAATCTGGTAATAGTAATAATGAACTTATATTATATCTATTATACAGAGGTGGTAATGTGAAAAAGACAGAAGAAGCAATAACTCATGCTTTGGCAGGAGAAATATTTAGTAAACTTAAAGATAATGAATATGGTGAAATTCCTTTTAAAGACCATCGAGTTTTGTTTGAATCTGGGACTAGAAATGAAAATAATGAACCACAAGAAGCAACAGTTGAAGTTGTAGATCAAGAAGGATATCGTGTAGAGTTATATAACTTAGAATTTGAAAATGATATATAAAGGTTTATAAAATATAGTTAAGGAGTGATTATAATTACTGAAGTAAAATCACATGTTCACTGCACTGTAAGTAATTGTAACTGGTGGTCTCAACCTAATTTATGTGTAGCTGAAAAAATATTAGTAGTAAGTGATGAATTAGCAAAAGATTTAGTAAGTGAAATGGATGTGGAGGAAACTAATCAAATAATAAGTCAAAAGGGGTTATCACCAATAAATGAATGTGCTCAGAGTGCTTGTAAAACATTCGTGCCTCGGGAACAATACTTGCAGGGTGAAGGGGATAAACCATAATAAATTTTTGATTTAAATAGATAAGGATTTTAATCCTTATCTATTTTTATTGAACATATAAAAGAGGCTTAACATAATTTTTTAATTCGGCTAATTTTCTTATATAATGGGTATAATAATTATGAGGTGATTAAAATGAGAACAATATGGAAAGGTGCAATAAGCTTTGGTCTAGTCAATGTTCCTATAAGACTGAGTACAGCAACTAATAAGAAGAATATTAGTTTTAAAATGTTACATGATAAATGTAAGTCTCCTGTTAATATGAAAAGATATTGTAAGAATTGTAAAACAGATGTTGAATACAGTGATTTAGTAAAAGGATATGAATACGAAAGCGATAAATACGTAATATTAAGAGATGAGGATTTTGATAATATTCCTATTAAATCAACTAAAACAATAGATATTGTAGATTTTGTAAGCCTAGAGGAGATTGATCCAATATATTATATTAAAACATATTACTTAAGCCCGGCGGAGGGTGGGGAAAAACCATATTTTTTGTTAAAAAAATCTTTAGAAAAAACAAACAAAGTAGCTATTAGTAAGATTACTATTAGAAACAAGGAAAGTTTAGCGGTGGTAAGAGTACTTGATGATGCACTGGCTTTAGAGACTATGTATTTTGCTGATGAAGTTAAAAAAACACAAGAATTAAACTTAGAAAACTTAGAAGAAAAAATAAGCTTACAAGAAAAAGAAGAAAGCCTAGCTATAGAAATAGTAAATAATCTTACAGCTGAATTTAAACCGGAAAAGTATACCGATGAGTATCGTGAAGAACTACTTAATATAATAAGAGAAAAAATAGATGGTGAAGAAATTGAAACAGCTAAAGCTCCAGAACTAGACAATAAGGTTCTTGATTTAATGGAAAGATTAAAAGCCAGTGTTGAGGCAAGCGAAAAGAAAAGTGAGGAAAGTCTAAAAACAGAAAATAATAATAAAGAAAAAGTAAAGGGACAAAGGATTGGATAAATAGACTCTTATTTAAAAAGAAAGTGGGGTAATTCTTGTTTTTCTAATAAGATATTGCTCCACAAGTCCCCTTTATTTTCAATCCTTTCTATAATAGTACTTAAGTTAAAATCTTTAGGATTTAAATTCTGATTTAATTCTTTCCATTCTAGCGGTGTAGATATAGTGGCATCATCTGTTGGACGTAATGAGTATGGTGTTGCTAATGTTTTGCTACGTCCATTTTGTCTATAGTCTATATAGATTTTTCCTTGGCGTTCTTTTTTTCTCCATTCAATAGTAGATAGATTTGGATGCTGAGTAATTATAGCTTCAGCTACTGCCCTTAAAAATTGTTTGACATCCTCATAACTGTATCTATTTTTAAGAGGAATATATATGTGTAGTCCTGCTTTTCCGGAAGTTTTAAGAAATGAGCGAATGTTTAGTTCATCTAGTATTTCTTTGATCTTTATTGCAAGTTCTATAACTCTTTTAAATTCTGGATTTTCAGGAGGATCTAAATCAAATACAGCAAAGTCAGGATAGTCTTGTTTTTTATATGTTGAAAACCAACTATGTAGTTCTATAGAAGCGCTATTTGCTATCCAAATTAAATCTGGCAATTTATTGACCATAACCCAATTAATGGCCTCTTGTCGGTGACGAGAATATATTGCTGTAGTGCTTAACCATTCAGGAGCATGTGTTGCTGCATTTTTTTGAAAAAAAGATTTTCCCTTAACACCATCAGGGAATATTTGTAAAGATAGTGGTCTATCTTTTAAATAATTTTTTATTAAAGGATAAATCTCAATATAGTAATTAATTAGGTCACTTTTCTTGTAATTATGTTTTGGCCAAAAAGTTTTATCTAAGTTGCTTAGTTTAACCTGATATTCATCAACAAGTAATGTGCTCATGCTTTCCCTCCGTATCCTTATTCCTTTTAGATATTGATTGATTTTATGTAATATTAAATAAATAATTCTTTTTTAATTCCAGAGCATTATTAGTATAGCTTTAACTCATTATTTCTACTACATAGCCATGTCTAAAAGTATTATTTGAAGAAATTTCAGTATAGCGTACTTTTACCTTAATGTACGGTTTTACCTTGTGGACATCCAATTTATTATTTCTTATGGATTTAATTTTAATTGTAGGTAAAAATGAAAACAGAGTGTTTTCTATATCTTTTTCCAAAGATATTTTTACTTTCCCCATATCTATTAAACTACCTTTTATATCTTTTCTTGCAAGATATAATAATCTATTATTTGTATAAGCAGTTATGATAGCCTCACTGTATTGCCAGCATTTAATTTTTAGCCACTTTTTACTTCTTTTAAACTCATAGGGAGAATTGATTTCTTTAGCTACAATACCTTCTAAGTTTTCCTTTTCAGCTTCTTGATATAATTTAACACCCCACTTTTTTATGAAAGGAGATATTAGTAAAAAACGATTTTCTTTAACTATAGATTTAAGTTGCTTTTTTCGTTCAATAAGAGCTAAGGAGCTTAAATCTTTATCGTTATATGAAATTAGATCCCAGAAGACTAAAGATAAAGATTGTTTTTTTTTAGAATATCTAATATTTTTTTGAAGTTTGCTAAAATTACTTTTTCCATCTTCCTCAAGAAAACATAATTCTCCGTCTAGAATAGCGTTTTTACAGTAGATATTATTAATTATATATTTTTTTTCAGGATAATATTTTGTTAAGCTATTTTTGTTTCTGCTCTGTAAATATAACTTTCCCTGATTAATAAAACATAGACATCGATAGCCATCCCATTTAAACTCAAATAGGTAATTGGGAGAATTAAATGCTTCCTCTTTTACAGATAAAAGCATTGGGTTTAATGGTGGTTTTAACATCTAACACTATCCTTTTTATTTGTCTAAGAATTTATGAACTTCTATAGACTAATTTAATTTTTCTTAGCCGATCTTGAGAATATGAAAAATAGAGAATTAACAATCTTATCCTCCTTTTTACTTGAGAATAAGATTGTTAGCTTGAAAATAAGAATCTTAGAAGGATATTTAAACAATTTTAATTTTTATCTTTTCCAGGCTTAAAGGTGAGACATTTTGTTTGGTTAGACATTGACGGATTAGCACCTATAGATCCAGCTTCCATATCATCATTACCAAAAAAGTTTTTACTTACTTCAATACTATCTGCTCCACAAATATTGCCTGAATCCCAGTAAGCACAGTTTTCAACAGAACATTTAATGTTTGCCAATTCAAACACCTCCCTTTTTATATAGTTTTACCTGATAATGAAAGAAGTATTCTTAGAATTTAGTTTAAAATATTATTGTTTTGGTAATAATATTAAATAATTAATATTTTAAAAGTATAAAAAAAGATAATCTAAAAGGGAGTGTATTTTTTATGGAGTTATGTTCACTTTGTGAAAGGATAAAAAAAATTAGAATTGAACAAGGTAGATATTATTATAGTGATTTATGTGATGAATGTAAGAGGATTGAAGTCTTAATGATTTTTTCCAAAATGAGAAAAAGAGCAGGAGCCTTTTTATAATAAATTTACAAATAATCTTAGGATCTTATATTATTTATATTAATTTTAAATAGCTTAGATAAGCTATTTTTTTTATGTCTAGAAAAGCATCTGCGTTCAGAATCTATGGAAACCATATATTCTAATAGGACTCCAAGAAAAATTCATTATAGAAAAGAAGGCCAAGCAAATTTCTTATGTTTCGTTTTATTCTAATTGTATTATCTTATTACTTTAAATACTTAGTAAATTTTTATTATTTATGTTAATATATATTTAGATTGCGAGATAAAATATATAAGGGGGTTTTAGATTCTTATGTCTATAAACAAAGATGATAAAAAGATAAAGTTGATTGATTTTTCTAATAGGAAACCTGGGATATATACATTAGATATATTGAAAAAAGAT
Protein-coding sequences here:
- a CDS encoding S-layer homology domain-containing protein, which translates into the protein MLTKNKSLFIFILILFTIFSSFTYASGARDISNHWAQDYILNLLSNDIMSSYDDGNFKPNQAITRGEFSIALARHMNLVANYNTFFDDLVNYPEFERINALVENEIINGYPDDTFRPDQTITRAEMVAVIIRSLGVNNDDATINLRNNESFSDVPDNHWASNDIKIAEQLNLVSGDENSNFNPTDTLTRAETAKVISQLSRLKSDTGYITDVYPSSNKVSVNSLNGQRNVYDFNENTLVGRNNRFVELDEILSTDRVFIITDTTGQLQYAKAYGMVTQDDLATEISTMTQGFFQADEVMELSQGNFDLLQPKLQNSIREQLGVQGLSAHEINAIMSTDWDQLEELSRDRVSEAIAIQTGLPLDITRSLINGDWQRVSSYAQIELIQRLINGVLGSGIIS
- a CDS encoding DUF1540 domain-containing protein, coding for MIIITEVKSHVHCTVSNCNWWSQPNLCVAEKILVVSDELAKDLVSEMDVEETNQIISQKGLSPINECAQSACKTFVPREQYLQGEGDKP
- a CDS encoding Ku protein; this translates as MRTIWKGAISFGLVNVPIRLSTATNKKNISFKMLHDKCKSPVNMKRYCKNCKTDVEYSDLVKGYEYESDKYVILRDEDFDNIPIKSTKTIDIVDFVSLEEIDPIYYIKTYYLSPAEGGEKPYFLLKKSLEKTNKVAISKITIRNKESLAVVRVLDDALALETMYFADEVKKTQELNLENLEEKISLQEKEESLAIEIVNNLTAEFKPEKYTDEYREELLNIIREKIDGEEIETAKAPELDNKVLDLMERLKASVEASEKKSEESLKTENNNKEKVKGQRIG
- the ligD gene encoding non-homologous end-joining DNA ligase; the protein is MSTLLVDEYQVKLSNLDKTFWPKHNYKKSDLINYYIEIYPLIKNYLKDRPLSLQIFPDGVKGKSFFQKNAATHAPEWLSTTAIYSRHRQEAINWVMVNKLPDLIWIANSASIELHSWFSTYKKQDYPDFAVFDLDPPENPEFKRVIELAIKIKEILDELNIRSFLKTSGKAGLHIYIPLKNRYSYEDVKQFLRAVAEAIITQHPNLSTIEWRKKERQGKIYIDYRQNGRSKTLATPYSLRPTDDATISTPLEWKELNQNLNPKDFNLSTIIERIENKGDLWSNILLEKQELPHFLFK
- a CDS encoding DUF1540 domain-containing protein, translating into MFELANIKCSVENCAYWDSGNICGADSIEVSKNFFGNDDMEAGSIGANPSMSNQTKCLTFKPGKDKN